In the Desulfotignum balticum DSM 7044 genome, one interval contains:
- the purF gene encoding amidophosphoribosyltransferase — MSDHLTLPFSERPKDECGVFGLYQHPEAAKITYFGLYALQHRGQESAGISVNRGINDKIFSHKGMGLVPDIFDVEDLERIEGGSAIGHVRYSTTGDSVLLNAQPFVVNHRHRSYALAHNGNLVNAHILRRELEEHGSIFQTTMDSEVFLHLFIKNLVKGNYENAILKAVSKIQGAYSMILLTCKGEIIGMKDPNGFRPLALGKLNGHYVLASETCAFDLIQAEFIRELDPGEIVIINEDGIKSLRHPKAAAHKSLCIFEYIYFARPDSTIDGKNVYEMRKNHGQRLAQESHVDADLVMPFPDSGNYAAIGYARESGIPFEMGMIRNHYVGRSFIQPTQSMRDFSVRIKLNPVRELIKGKDIIIIEDSIIRGTTAKTRVKALRELGVKKVHMRISCPPHKFPCYYGIDFSSKGELIAAEKSVEELRDYLGLDSLHYLSIEGMLEASGVKDPELNFCKACYDGDYPVPFDPEFTKQCMG; from the coding sequence ATGTCTGACCATCTGACGCTTCCTTTCAGTGAACGCCCCAAAGATGAATGCGGGGTATTCGGACTGTACCAGCATCCGGAAGCCGCAAAAATTACCTATTTCGGACTGTATGCCCTTCAGCACCGGGGCCAGGAAAGTGCGGGGATCTCCGTGAACCGGGGCATCAACGACAAAATTTTTTCCCATAAAGGCATGGGCCTGGTGCCGGATATTTTTGATGTGGAGGACCTGGAACGGATCGAAGGCGGGTCCGCCATCGGTCATGTGCGGTACTCCACCACCGGGGATTCCGTACTGCTCAATGCCCAGCCCTTTGTGGTGAACCACCGCCACCGATCCTATGCCCTGGCCCACAACGGCAACCTGGTGAATGCCCATATTTTAAGACGGGAGCTGGAAGAACACGGCTCGATTTTCCAGACCACCATGGATTCAGAGGTGTTTTTGCACCTGTTCATCAAAAACCTGGTCAAAGGCAACTATGAAAACGCCATTCTCAAGGCGGTTTCCAAAATCCAGGGGGCCTATTCCATGATCCTGCTCACCTGCAAGGGTGAGATCATCGGTATGAAAGACCCCAATGGGTTTAGGCCACTGGCGCTGGGAAAACTCAACGGCCATTATGTGCTGGCCTCTGAAACCTGTGCCTTTGACCTGATCCAGGCGGAATTCATCCGGGAGCTGGACCCTGGAGAGATTGTGATCATCAATGAAGACGGGATCAAGAGTCTCCGTCATCCCAAGGCTGCGGCCCACAAGAGCCTGTGCATTTTCGAGTATATCTATTTTGCCCGGCCCGACTCCACCATTGACGGCAAGAACGTGTATGAAATGCGCAAAAATCATGGCCAAAGACTGGCCCAGGAAAGCCATGTGGACGCGGATCTGGTCATGCCGTTTCCCGATTCCGGCAACTATGCCGCCATCGGGTATGCCAGAGAATCGGGGATACCCTTTGAAATGGGCATGATCCGCAACCATTATGTGGGCCGAAGCTTTATCCAGCCCACCCAGTCCATGCGGGATTTTAGCGTACGCATCAAGCTCAATCCGGTCAGGGAACTGATCAAAGGCAAAGACATCATCATTATCGAAGACTCCATCATCCGGGGCACTACCGCCAAAACAAGAGTCAAGGCCCTGCGGGAACTGGGCGTCAAAAAAGTGCACATGCGCATTTCCTGCCCGCCCCACAAATTTCCCTGTTACTACGGCATTGATTTTTCTTCCAAAGGGGAATTGATTGCAGCGGAAAAATCAGTAGAAGAACTGCGGGATTATCTGGGTCTGGATTCGCTGCACTATCTGTCCATTGAAGGGATGCTGGAGGCCTCCGGCGTAAAGGATCCGGAGCTTAATTTCTGCAAAGCCTGTTATGACGGCGACTATCCGG